The following is a genomic window from Nitrospirota bacterium.
TATCATTTATTGTGGCAGGACTTATCGCGCTTGCATTTACGGGGTTTTCAGGGCTTATAACTCTGTAAAATAAAGGGTTCAAGGATTCGTGGGTTCAAGGGTTCACGTGAAAAATTTTTTAAAAAAATTAATTCCATCACTGGAATCCTTGACCCCTTGGCCCCTTGAACCCAGAGAGGTTGCTCAATGTTTGACTTTAACATTACAAAAACACTGATTGATTTAATTAACCTGATAAACCACATCCCGCTTCCCATGCTCGGCGTCGGCGGAGGGGTTGAGGCAAAAGAATATGTGGATTTAGCTCAGGTCTTAAAATTTTCCGCAATATTCTTAGCCGGAATCAGCGCCATATTCGGAATTGGTCTTGCCTTTGCAGCTAAAAAATTTGCCGTTCAGGAAGACCCCCGCATTGACCAAGTCTCAGAGTGCCTTGCCCATGCCCATTGCGGCGCCTGCGGTTTTGCAGGCTGCAGGCAGTATGCAGAGGCAGTAGTCTTAAAACCTGAGGTTGCGCCTAATTTATGCACACCGGGCGGAAAGGCCTCAGCAGAAGCCGTTGCTAAAATTACGGGCAAGGCAATGAGCGCCTTAGAGCCAAAAATTGCACGGGTGTTCTGTCAGGGAGGCATGTCCAAATCAGCGCGTAGATTTAAATATGAAGGAATTGCGGACTGCAGGGCTGCCGTCCTTTCAAGCGGAGGGGACAAGTCCTGCATCTACGGCTGTCTGGGCTACAGCACATGCGCAAATGTCTGTTCATTCGGCGCAATAATTATGAGTGATGACCATCTTCCGGTAATTAATCCGGTGAAATGCACTGCATGCGGTAAATGCGCCCAGGCATGTCCCAAAAAAGTCATTGAAATTTTACCTTCTGCAAAAGAGGTTCTGATAAGATGTCATTCAAAAGACAAAGGCGCTGAAACCAAAAAAAATTGTAAGCCCGGATGTACCGGATGCGGCATCTGTGTAAAGGTCTGCCCTTATAACGCTCCGCTGGTGGAAAATAATCTCTCAAGAATCAATCTTGATAAATGCAGGGTGTGCGGGCTTTGCACGGCTAAATGTCCTTCAAAGGCAATCATGGACTACATACCGCACAGACCAAAGGCTTTTATTACGGAAAAATGCATCGGCTGTGCCATATGCACAAAGGTCTGCCCTGTCAATGCAGCCTCCGGAGAACATAAAAAACTTCATGCGATAGACCAGAATAAATGCATCGGCTGCGGCATATGCACATCCAAATGCCCGGTTACAGCTATAACAGGAACCTTTAATTATCAGGAAATTGCACAGGCTGCCGCTGCTAAAAAAACGGCAAAGCCTAAAGATACGGTAGCCGCTGTTTCGTAATATTAATTTATGCTTGTATAATTTTTTATAATTATATAATGTATTATTATAATTTCTATTGGGGGTGGTAGTATGAGAAATTTAAATTATATGGTTCCTGCATCACTTGAAAATTCAGAGAGAAGGAAGCATAAACGCGAACCGCATAGTGCGGCAATTAAATTTTCATTAAACGACATAGAACTTCACCAGTTAAAAAAAATAACGGCAGGCGGCACTACGTTAGACATAAGCAACGGC
Proteins encoded in this region:
- a CDS encoding RnfABCDGE type electron transport complex subunit B, coding for MLGVGGGVEAKEYVDLAQVLKFSAIFLAGISAIFGIGLAFAAKKFAVQEDPRIDQVSECLAHAHCGACGFAGCRQYAEAVVLKPEVAPNLCTPGGKASAEAVAKITGKAMSALEPKIARVFCQGGMSKSARRFKYEGIADCRAAVLSSGGDKSCIYGCLGYSTCANVCSFGAIIMSDDHLPVINPVKCTACGKCAQACPKKVIEILPSAKEVLIRCHSKDKGAETKKNCKPGCTGCGICVKVCPYNAPLVENNLSRINLDKCRVCGLCTAKCPSKAIMDYIPHRPKAFITEKCIGCAICTKVCPVNAASGEHKKLHAIDQNKCIGCGICTSKCPVTAITGTFNYQEIAQAAAAKKTAKPKDTVAAVS